From a single Microbacterium terrisoli genomic region:
- the guaB gene encoding IMP dehydrogenase, whose product MEQPDPFGFVGLTYDDVLLLPGHTDVIPSEADTSSRVTRRITVATPLISAAMDTVTEARMAIAIARQGGLGILHRNMSIEDQASMVDQVKRSESGMITDPITTTPDATIDEVDTLCAQYRISGLPVIDEDRRLVGIITNRDMRFVSGFERQTTKVRDVMTHEGLITGPVGISAGEVIATFAKHRVEKLPLIDSEGKLAGLITIKDFDKSEKYPLATKDEQGRLRVGAAIGFFGDAWERAEALRDAGVDVVVVDTANGQSAGVIDIVKRLKSDPTFAHIDVIGGNIATREGAQALIDAGVDAVKVGVGPGSICTTRIVAGVGVPQVTAVYEASLVAREAGVPVIADGGLQYSGDIAKALVAGADAVMIGSLFAGTDEAPGEIVFQGGKQFKLYRGMGSLGALQTRGKKTSYSKDRYFQADVPSDDKLVPEGIEGQVAYRGPVSAVAYQLIGGLRQSMFYVGARTVDELKLRGKFVRITAAGLKESHPHDVQIVVEAPNYKK is encoded by the coding sequence ATGGAACAGCCCGATCCGTTCGGCTTTGTCGGTCTCACGTATGACGATGTGCTGCTTCTTCCCGGGCATACCGACGTCATTCCCAGCGAGGCCGACACCTCCTCACGGGTCACCCGGCGCATCACCGTGGCCACGCCCCTGATCTCGGCCGCCATGGACACAGTGACCGAGGCGCGCATGGCGATCGCGATCGCGCGCCAGGGCGGCCTGGGCATCCTGCACCGGAACATGTCGATCGAAGACCAGGCGAGCATGGTCGACCAGGTCAAGCGCAGCGAGTCGGGGATGATCACGGACCCCATCACGACCACTCCCGACGCGACGATCGACGAGGTCGACACGCTGTGCGCGCAGTACCGCATCTCGGGCCTGCCGGTCATCGACGAGGACCGGCGCTTGGTCGGCATCATCACGAATCGCGACATGCGGTTCGTCTCGGGCTTCGAGCGTCAGACCACCAAGGTGCGCGATGTGATGACCCACGAGGGCCTGATCACCGGGCCGGTCGGCATCAGCGCCGGCGAGGTCATCGCGACGTTCGCCAAGCACCGCGTCGAGAAGCTGCCCCTGATCGACAGTGAGGGCAAGCTCGCCGGGCTGATCACGATCAAAGACTTCGACAAGAGCGAGAAGTACCCGCTGGCCACCAAAGACGAGCAGGGCCGGCTGCGCGTGGGCGCTGCCATCGGCTTCTTCGGCGACGCATGGGAGCGCGCCGAGGCGCTGCGCGACGCCGGCGTCGACGTCGTCGTGGTCGACACCGCCAACGGGCAGTCGGCGGGCGTCATCGACATCGTCAAGCGCCTCAAGTCCGACCCGACGTTCGCGCACATCGACGTGATCGGCGGCAACATCGCCACCCGCGAGGGCGCGCAGGCCCTGATCGACGCCGGCGTGGATGCGGTGAAGGTCGGCGTGGGACCGGGGTCGATCTGCACCACGCGCATCGTCGCGGGTGTCGGGGTGCCGCAGGTCACGGCCGTGTACGAGGCATCCCTCGTCGCCCGCGAAGCCGGAGTCCCCGTGATCGCCGACGGCGGCCTGCAGTACTCCGGAGACATCGCCAAGGCGCTGGTGGCGGGAGCCGACGCCGTCATGATCGGGTCGCTGTTCGCCGGGACCGACGAGGCCCCGGGCGAGATCGTGTTCCAGGGCGGCAAGCAGTTCAAGCTGTATCGCGGCATGGGGTCGCTGGGCGCTCTGCAGACCCGCGGCAAGAAGACCTCGTACTCGAAGGACCGCTACTTCCAGGCGGACGTTCCCAGCGACGACAAGCTGGTCCCCGAGGGAATCGAGGGTCAGGTCGCCTACCGTGGGCCGGTGTCGGCCGTGGCCTATCAGCTGATCGGCGGACTGCGTCAGTCGATGTTCTACGTCGGGGCGCGCACCGTCGACGAGCTGAAGCTGCGCGGCAAGTTCGTGCGGATCACCGCGGCCGGTCTCAAAGAGTCGCACCCCCACGATGTCCAGATCGTGGTCGAGGCGCCCAACTACAAGAAGTAG